A single window of Roseofilum capinflatum BLCC-M114 DNA harbors:
- the ltrA gene encoding group II intron reverse transcriptase/maturase — MSKTISNNTVRLEWRQIDWKSVERCVFRLQKRIYQAKRRGDVRTVCGLQKLLLKSWSAKLLAVRRVTQDNQGKKTAGVDGVKALSPEARMNLVGQLKLSSKSKPARRVWIPKPGRGEKRPLGIPTMNDRAAQALVKMALEPQWEAVFEPNSYGFRPGRSCHDAIGAIFNAIRYKPKWVLDADIAQCFDRINHNALLDKLETFPAIRRQIRAWLKAGVIDSKQLIPTDEGTPQGGVISPLLANIALHGMEEIIKDLVGKLPGKGSLTHRREAVSLIRYADDFVIIHENRDVIQKCRDHIQEWLKGIGLELKEAKTHLTHTLEGKSTGFDFLGFNIRQYNVGKYKTGANPRGNPLGFKTIIKPSKKAIQTHYRKLKEIIEMHISAPQEALIRHLNPVIRGWSNYYSTIVSKEVFSYLDNLLFWKLLRWGRRRHSNKTGKWIAIKYWQTIGRRNWAFATRSESNPMQLRSHSETPIVRHVKVKGEASPYDGNLKYWSTRMGKQPGVSTRVSKLLKKQKGKCTQCELTFREEDVMEIDHIIPKSKGGKEVYENLQLLHRHCHDVKTARDGSLGVHDKNQVVEEPCEGKLSRTVLKTSRVGDCPA; from the coding sequence ATGTCCAAAACGATTAGCAATAATACGGTGAGACTGGAATGGCGACAAATCGACTGGAAATCAGTTGAACGCTGCGTGTTCCGACTGCAAAAACGGATTTATCAAGCCAAGCGTCGTGGTGACGTAAGAACAGTTTGCGGACTCCAAAAGTTGCTACTGAAGAGCTGGTCAGCCAAGCTTTTAGCGGTCAGAAGGGTAACACAAGACAACCAGGGTAAAAAGACCGCAGGAGTAGACGGGGTTAAAGCCCTATCTCCAGAAGCGCGTATGAACCTGGTAGGTCAATTGAAACTCAGCTCGAAATCCAAACCTGCTCGTCGGGTATGGATACCGAAACCGGGACGGGGTGAAAAGAGACCACTAGGAATACCCACCATGAATGACCGCGCAGCCCAAGCCCTAGTAAAAATGGCACTCGAACCTCAATGGGAAGCTGTTTTTGAACCAAACTCCTACGGGTTTAGACCCGGAAGGTCTTGTCATGACGCAATAGGAGCCATATTCAACGCCATCAGATACAAACCCAAATGGGTGCTAGATGCGGACATTGCTCAATGCTTTGACAGGATAAATCACAACGCCCTACTTGATAAGCTCGAAACATTTCCCGCTATTAGACGACAAATCCGGGCATGGCTAAAAGCTGGAGTAATTGACTCCAAGCAGCTAATTCCAACGGATGAGGGTACACCACAGGGAGGCGTAATAAGCCCCTTGCTGGCAAATATCGCCCTCCATGGCATGGAGGAGATCATCAAAGACTTAGTGGGAAAATTACCCGGAAAGGGTAGTCTCACACACCGAAGAGAGGCGGTGTCCTTAATTAGATATGCCGACGACTTCGTAATCATCCACGAAAACCGAGATGTAATACAAAAGTGCCGTGACCACATTCAGGAATGGCTAAAAGGAATTGGGCTAGAACTCAAAGAGGCTAAAACCCATCTAACCCATACGTTGGAAGGGAAAAGCACAGGATTTGATTTCCTTGGTTTCAACATCCGACAATACAACGTCGGAAAATACAAAACCGGAGCAAATCCACGCGGAAACCCCCTAGGGTTCAAAACCATAATAAAACCCAGCAAGAAAGCTATCCAAACCCACTACCGAAAACTGAAAGAGATAATCGAAATGCACATCTCCGCACCGCAAGAAGCCCTAATAAGGCATCTTAATCCGGTAATCAGGGGATGGAGCAATTATTACTCAACGATAGTGTCTAAAGAAGTCTTCTCCTACCTGGATAACCTTCTATTCTGGAAACTACTCCGATGGGGGAGAAGAAGGCACTCGAATAAAACAGGTAAGTGGATAGCCATTAAATATTGGCAAACAATTGGAAGACGTAACTGGGCATTTGCAACCCGCTCGGAATCAAACCCGATGCAGTTAAGAAGCCATAGTGAAACGCCAATCGTACGTCATGTCAAGGTTAAAGGCGAAGCCAGCCCATACGACGGCAACCTAAAATATTGGAGTACAAGAATGGGAAAACAACCTGGAGTATCCACAAGAGTCTCTAAGCTCTTAAAGAAACAAAAAGGGAAGTGTACCCAATGCGAACTAACATTCCGTGAGGAAGACGTGATGGAAATCGACCATATCATCCCCAAGTCAAAAGGCGGAAAGGAGGTATATGAGAACCTTCAACTTCTT